A single genomic interval of Helicoverpa armigera isolate CAAS_96S chromosome 13, ASM3070526v1, whole genome shotgun sequence harbors:
- the LOC110384456 gene encoding uncharacterized protein LOC110384456 — protein sequence MHGITSLELLELRVPAHVALGTRASLSCRWALGPADVLYSVKWYKDGKEFFRHVPRDHEPRRKFPLPGVDMLRYLCTIFSDPSGTSLVLSAAVLETGGRYRCEVSGERPLFPTVSRHSDMDVVVLPEEGPVLTGLRSRYRLGDRVQVNCTSGRSRPSCQLSWYINSELALTSAMLPTIHNVYEDGMETITLQLDFMLTELHFKQSGFKVKCLATLADLYWRSNEGSALFDKVKIHHTLTSFEPKRNTRAQHIQSNTASLLTSSSILIIILLLVHSCVKVC from the exons aTGGCATAACATCATTGGAGCTGCTAGAGCTACGCGTGCCGGCGCACGTGGCGCTGGGCACGCGCGCGTCGCTGTCGTGCCGCTGGGCGCTGGGCCCGGCCGACGTGCTCTACTCCGTCAAGTGGTACAAGGACGGCAAGGAGTTCTTCCGACACGTGCCGCGCGACCACGAGCCCAGGAGGAAGTTCCCGCTGCCTGGAGTCGATATGTTGAGGTACCTATGCACCATCTTTT CGGATCCCTCGGGTACTAGTCTTGTGTTGTCAGCAGCAGTGTTGGAGACTGGAGGCCGTTATCGCTGTGAGGTTTCCGGAGAACGGCCGCTATTCCCCACGGTGTCCAGACATTCAGACATGGATGTCGTTG TACTACCCGAGGAAGGTCCTGTCCTAACAGGGCTAAGATCACGGTATCGTCTGGGAGACCGCGTGCAGGTGAACTGTACTTCAGGGCGCTCCCGTCCATCCTGCCAACTATCGTGGTACATCAACAGCGAGCTAGCACTCACATCAGCTATGTTACCTACTATCCACAATGTATATGAAGATGGGATGGAAACTATAACCCTGCAGCTAGATTTTATGCTCACCGAGTTGCATTTTAAGCAGAGTggattcaaagtcaaa TGCCTAGCAACACTCGCGGATCTGTACTGGCGAAGTAACGAAGGAAGTGCCCTGTTTGACAAAGTGAAGATCCACCATACATTGACATCATTTGAACCAAAAAGAAACACGAGAGCCCAACATATTCAATCTAATACAGCAAGCTTACTCACTAGTTCCtctatacttattattattttgcttttagtgCATTCCTGTGTGAAGGTCtgttag